Proteins encoded in a region of the Tripterygium wilfordii isolate XIE 37 chromosome 21, ASM1340144v1, whole genome shotgun sequence genome:
- the LOC119990158 gene encoding MDIS1-interacting receptor like kinase 2-like isoform X1, with protein MAKSSMDKSFSLVLVFAFFVLLHHSLCLASSKSNEEAEALLKWKASLQFKNQSRLTSWTYSPNDATSLEPCTWLGISCEDGSVFEIFLQFSGIVGTLHEFSFSSFHNLTYLNLHSNQLYGPITPQISNLTKLISLDLSNNQLSGNIPAEIGQLTHLEVLQLGYNRLNGSITQEIGKLKSLKELSLYNNNLEGPIPTSLGNLSNMTYLDLSNNSLNGSIPKEIGNLINLYYLSLRNNQLSQEIPITLMNLHGLFQLDLSNNLLIGHIPSSISDLEHLQNLNLSHNRLSGGIPEGFNDLPMLSWIDLSYNNLQGRIPYRKVYQYEAFQGNKRLCGNIQGIKRCKNKIPIIAILFPLFGALLLVFAITGIFFITRKREKGPQAEESSAYDKCLSWISSAFDGRIMYEEIIKATNDFDATYRIGRGGFGIVYKAELPSAGIVAVKKFHSSGDGEHAFQKEFLNEIKALLEIKHRNIVKLHGFCSNALHSFLVYEYLEGGSLASHLRREETAKELDWSKRLNIVKGVARALCYLHHDCLPPIVHRDISSSNVLLDSKFEAHVSDFGTAKLLKTDSSNWSKIAGTYGYIAPELAYMMKVTEKCDVYSFGVLSVEVIKGEHPGDIIESLLSIRAEENMVVKDVLDKRLPPPSLAVKYEIKVILELAIQCMHSNPKHRPTMHMVCQQLLARFVFQDPPPQLCLD; from the exons ATGGCCAAATCAAGCATGGATAAGTCATTCTCCCTTGTTCTTGTTTTCGCCTTCTTTGTTTTGTTACATCACTCACTCTGTCTTGCTTCTTCCAAGTCTAACGAAGAAGCCGAAGCTCTTCTCAAATGGAAAGCCAGTCTTCAATTCAAAAATCAGTCTAGACTAACTTCATGGACTTATTCTCCAAATGATGCCACTAGTTTGGAACCATGCACTTGGCTTGGAATTTCTTGTGAAGATGGAAGCGTATTCGAAATCTTCCTACAATTTTCAGGTATTGTTGGCACACTCCATGAATTTTCATTCTCATCCTTCCATAATCTTACATATCTCAATCTTCACTCCAATCAACTCTATGGTCCCATAACACCTCAAATTAGTAATCTTACGAAGCTCATTTCTCTTGACTTGTCAAATAATCAGTTATCTGGAAATATCCCAGCTGAAATTGGCCAATTAACTCATCTTGAGGTTCTGCAACTTGGATACAATCGCCTGAACGGTTCAATCACTCAAGAAATAGGCAAGTTAAAGTCTCTCAAAGAGCTTTCTTTGTACAACAACAATCTAGAGGGaccaattccaacttctttgggaAACTTGAGTAACATGACCTATTTGGATCTCTCTAACAATTCGCTAAATGGTTCTATCCCAAAGGAGATAGGAAACTTGATTAATCTTTATTACTTGAGTTTGAGGAATAACCAGCTCAGCCAAGAAATTCCTATTACATTGATGAATCTACATGGCCTTTTTCAGCTAGATTTGAGTAATAACTTGCTCATTGGTCATATACCATCAAGCATTAGTGATTTGGAACACTTGCAGAATCTGAATCTCTCCCATAATAGACTCTCCGGCGGCATTCCAGAAGGCTTCAACGATTTGCCTATGTTGTCATGGATTGACCTATCTTACAACAATTTGCAGGGTCGTATACCATACAGAAAAGTTTATCAATATGAAGCATTCCAAGGAAACAAAAGATTGTGTGGAAATATCCAAGGAATAAAAAGATGCAAAAATAAAATCCCAATTATAGCCATTCTATTCCCTCTATTCGGAGCACTTTTACTTGTATTTGCAATCACTGGAATTTTCTTCATcacaagaaagagagagaaaggtcCGCAAGCTGAAGAGAGCAGCGCATATGATAAATGTTTGTCTTGGATATCATCAGCATTTGATGGAAGAATCATGTACGAAGAAATCATCAAAGCAACAAATGATTTTGATGCCACATATCGCATTGGAAGAGGGGGATTTGGAATAGTCTATAAAGCAGAATTGCCTTCAGCTGGCATTGTGGCCGTAAAGAAATTTCACTCATCGGGTGATGGAGAGCATGCATTCCAAAAGGAGTTCTTGAATGAGATAAAGGCATTATTGGAGATAAAGCATCGAAATATTGTGAAACTTCATGGGTTTTGCTCGAATGCTCTACACTCTTTTTTGGTCTATGAGTATCTTGAAGGGGGCAGCTTGGCCTCACAtctgagaagagaagaaacgGCCAAAGAATTAGATTGGAGTAAAAGATTGAATATTGTTAAAGGTGTGGCCCGAGCCCTCTGTTACTTGCACCATGATTGCTTACCGCCGATTGTCCACCGAGACATATCGAGCAGCAATGTTTTACTGGATTCTAAGTTTGAGGCTCATGTATCAGACTTTGGTACTGCTAAGCTTCTAAAGACCGATTCCTCCAATTGGTCTAAAATCGCAGGCACGTATGGTTATATTGCACCAG AGCTTGCATACATGATGAAGGTAACTGAAAAATGTGATGTGTATAGTTTCGGGGTATTATCAGTGGAAGTGATCAAAGGAGAGCATCCAGGTGACATCATTGAGTCTCTATTGTCTATTCGGGCAGAGGAGAATATGGTAGTGAAAGATGTTTTGGACAAACGCCTTCCACCTCCGTCGCTCGCAGTTAAGTATGAAATCAAAGTAATCCTGGAACTTGCAATTCAATGCATGCACTCTAATCCAAAACATAGACCAACCATGCATATGGTTTGCCAACAACTTTTAGCTCGATTTGTTTTCCAAGATCCACCCCCACAACTATGCTTGGATTAA
- the LOC119990158 gene encoding MDIS1-interacting receptor like kinase 2-like isoform X2, protein MMPLVWNHALGLEFLVKMEAYSKSSYNFQLSGNIPAEIGQLTHLEVLQLGYNRLNGSITQEIGKLKSLKELSLYNNNLEGPIPTSLGNLSNMTYLDLSNNSLNGSIPKEIGNLINLYYLSLRNNQLSQEIPITLMNLHGLFQLDLSNNLLIGHIPSSISDLEHLQNLNLSHNRLSGGIPEGFNDLPMLSWIDLSYNNLQGRIPYRKVYQYEAFQGNKRLCGNIQGIKRCKNKIPIIAILFPLFGALLLVFAITGIFFITRKREKGPQAEESSAYDKCLSWISSAFDGRIMYEEIIKATNDFDATYRIGRGGFGIVYKAELPSAGIVAVKKFHSSGDGEHAFQKEFLNEIKALLEIKHRNIVKLHGFCSNALHSFLVYEYLEGGSLASHLRREETAKELDWSKRLNIVKGVARALCYLHHDCLPPIVHRDISSSNVLLDSKFEAHVSDFGTAKLLKTDSSNWSKIAGTYGYIAPELAYMMKVTEKCDVYSFGVLSVEVIKGEHPGDIIESLLSIRAEENMVVKDVLDKRLPPPSLAVKYEIKVILELAIQCMHSNPKHRPTMHMVCQQLLARFVFQDPPPQLCLD, encoded by the exons ATGATGCCACTAGTTTGGAACCATGCACTTGGCTTGGAATTTCTTGTGAAGATGGAAGCGTATTCGAAATCTTCCTACAATTTTCAG TTATCTGGAAATATCCCAGCTGAAATTGGCCAATTAACTCATCTTGAGGTTCTGCAACTTGGATACAATCGCCTGAACGGTTCAATCACTCAAGAAATAGGCAAGTTAAAGTCTCTCAAAGAGCTTTCTTTGTACAACAACAATCTAGAGGGaccaattccaacttctttgggaAACTTGAGTAACATGACCTATTTGGATCTCTCTAACAATTCGCTAAATGGTTCTATCCCAAAGGAGATAGGAAACTTGATTAATCTTTATTACTTGAGTTTGAGGAATAACCAGCTCAGCCAAGAAATTCCTATTACATTGATGAATCTACATGGCCTTTTTCAGCTAGATTTGAGTAATAACTTGCTCATTGGTCATATACCATCAAGCATTAGTGATTTGGAACACTTGCAGAATCTGAATCTCTCCCATAATAGACTCTCCGGCGGCATTCCAGAAGGCTTCAACGATTTGCCTATGTTGTCATGGATTGACCTATCTTACAACAATTTGCAGGGTCGTATACCATACAGAAAAGTTTATCAATATGAAGCATTCCAAGGAAACAAAAGATTGTGTGGAAATATCCAAGGAATAAAAAGATGCAAAAATAAAATCCCAATTATAGCCATTCTATTCCCTCTATTCGGAGCACTTTTACTTGTATTTGCAATCACTGGAATTTTCTTCATcacaagaaagagagagaaaggtcCGCAAGCTGAAGAGAGCAGCGCATATGATAAATGTTTGTCTTGGATATCATCAGCATTTGATGGAAGAATCATGTACGAAGAAATCATCAAAGCAACAAATGATTTTGATGCCACATATCGCATTGGAAGAGGGGGATTTGGAATAGTCTATAAAGCAGAATTGCCTTCAGCTGGCATTGTGGCCGTAAAGAAATTTCACTCATCGGGTGATGGAGAGCATGCATTCCAAAAGGAGTTCTTGAATGAGATAAAGGCATTATTGGAGATAAAGCATCGAAATATTGTGAAACTTCATGGGTTTTGCTCGAATGCTCTACACTCTTTTTTGGTCTATGAGTATCTTGAAGGGGGCAGCTTGGCCTCACAtctgagaagagaagaaacgGCCAAAGAATTAGATTGGAGTAAAAGATTGAATATTGTTAAAGGTGTGGCCCGAGCCCTCTGTTACTTGCACCATGATTGCTTACCGCCGATTGTCCACCGAGACATATCGAGCAGCAATGTTTTACTGGATTCTAAGTTTGAGGCTCATGTATCAGACTTTGGTACTGCTAAGCTTCTAAAGACCGATTCCTCCAATTGGTCTAAAATCGCAGGCACGTATGGTTATATTGCACCAG AGCTTGCATACATGATGAAGGTAACTGAAAAATGTGATGTGTATAGTTTCGGGGTATTATCAGTGGAAGTGATCAAAGGAGAGCATCCAGGTGACATCATTGAGTCTCTATTGTCTATTCGGGCAGAGGAGAATATGGTAGTGAAAGATGTTTTGGACAAACGCCTTCCACCTCCGTCGCTCGCAGTTAAGTATGAAATCAAAGTAATCCTGGAACTTGCAATTCAATGCATGCACTCTAATCCAAAACATAGACCAACCATGCATATGGTTTGCCAACAACTTTTAGCTCGATTTGTTTTCCAAGATCCACCCCCACAACTATGCTTGGATTAA
- the LOC119990156 gene encoding MDIS1-interacting receptor like kinase 2-like, whose amino-acid sequence MAKSSLDKSLSLVLFFSLLVFLHHSLCLATSKSSKEAQALLIWKATLHIINHSNLTSWTFPPSNAAGLAPCTWYGISCEAGSVFKISLQDSGIGGRLHEFPFSSFHSLAYLNLSYNKLNGSIPSQISQLTKLISLDLSNNQLSGTIPADIGLLTHLEVLQLGHNSLAGLITQEIGKLKSLNKLSLQGNNLKGPIPTSLGNLTNMTYLDLSNNWLTDTLHEFPFSSLLNLFYLDLSSNELRGSIPPQISQLTELIYLDLSNNRLSGNIPTEIGLLTHLGVLGLGYNRLNGSIAQEIGKLKSLNRLSLHGNCLEGPIPTSLGNLSNMTYLFLHENLLTSTIHEFPFSSLRNLAYLDISSNKLYGSIPPQISQLTKLIQLASSDNQLSGNIPAEIGLLTHLEVLQLGNNRLRGSINQEIGKLKSLNRLSLYSNNLEGPIPTSLGSLSNMTHLDLSNNLLNGSIPSTFGKLKSLKQMLLNDNRLSGFIPPEFGDLINLKYLSLRNNQLSHEIPITLMKLYYLSLLDLSNNLLIGHIPSSIRGLKNVQNLNLSHNNLSGGIPESFSDMPRLFSFDFSYNKLEGHIPYIETINDVGFEAFRGNGKLCGDIQGLQSCSLDRKYRVTFNKGTKIPFLIILLPLLGALLLVYAVAGIFIIKRKRKINPQAEESIAYNKCLSWISSAFDGRIMYKEIIEATNDFDATYRIGRGGFGTVYKAELPSAGTMAVKKFHSPGDGEHAFQKVFLNEIKALLEIKHRNIVKLHGFCTNARHSFLVYEYLERGSLASFLRREETAKELDWSKRLNIVKGVARALYYLHHDCLPPIVHRDISSNNVLLDSKCEAHVSDFGTAKLLKMDSSNWSKIAGTYGYIAPELAYMMKVTEKCDVYSFGVLSVEVIKGEHPGDIIESLLSIQAEEKMVLKDILDQRLPPPSLAVKYEIKVILELAIQCMHSNPKHRPTMHMVCQQLLARFGFQDPPPQLCLD is encoded by the exons ATGGCAAAATCAAGCTTGGATAAGTCACTCTcccttgttctttttttctccttgcTTGTTTTCTTACATCACTCCCTCTGTCTTGCTACTTCCAAGTCTAGCAAAGAAGCCCAAGCTCTTCTCATATGGAAGGCCACTCTTCACATCATAAACCATTCTAACCTAACTTCATGGACTTTTCCTCCTAGTAATGCCGCTGGTTTGGCGCCATGCACTTGGTATGGAATTTCTTGTGAAGCTGGAAGCGTATTCAAAATCTCCCTCCAAGATTCAGGTATTGGTGGTAGACTCCATGAATTTCCATTCTCATCCTTCCATAGTCTTGCATATCTCAATCTTAGCTACAATAAACTCAATGGTTCCATACCATCTCAAATTAGTCAGCTTACCAAGCTCATTTCTCTTGACTTGTCGAATAATCAGTTATCTGGAACTATCCCAGCTGACATTGGCCTATTAACTCATCTTGAGGTTCTGCAACTCGGACACAATTCCTTGGCCGGTTTAATCACTCAAGAAATAGGCAAGTTAAAGTCTCTCAACAAGCTTTCTTTGCAGGGAAACAATCTAAAGGGaccaattccaacttctttgggaAACTTGACTAACATGACCTATTTGGATCTCTCTAACAATTGGCTAACAGACACACTCCATGAATTTCCATTCTCATCCCTCCTTAATCTTTTCTATCTCGATCTTAGCTCCAATGAACTCCGTGGTTCCATACCACCTCAAATTAGTCAGCTTACCGAGCTCATTTATCTTGACTTGTCAAATAATCGGTTATCTGGAAATATCCCTACTGAAATTGGCCTATTAACTCATCTTGGGGTTCTGGGACTTGGATACAATCGTCTGAACGGTTCAATCGCTCAAGAAATAGGCAAGTTAAAGTCTCTCAACAGGCTTTCTTTGCACGGAAACTGTCTCGAGGGaccaattccaacttctttgggaAACTTGAGTAACATGACCTATTTGTTTCTCCATGAGAATTTGCTGACTAGCACAATCCATGAATTTCCATTCTCATCCCTCCGTAACCTTGCATATCTCGATATTAGCTCCAATAAACTCTATGGTTCCATACCACCACAAATTAGCCAGCTTACCAAGCTCATTCAACTTGCCTCGTCAGATAATCAGTTATCTGGAAATATCCCAGCTGAAATTGGCCTATTAACTCATCTTGAGGTTCTGCAACTCGGAAACAATCGCCTGAGGGGCTCAATCAATCAAGAAATAGGCAAGTTAAAGTCTCTCAACAGGCTTTCTTTGTACAGCAACAATCTAGAGGGACCgattccaacttctttgggaAGCTTGAGTAACATGACCCATTTGGATCTCTCTAACAATTTGCTAAATGGTTCTATCCCTTCCACTTTTGGAAAATTGAAAAGCTTAAAGCAGATGCTTCTGAATGACAACAGACTTTCTGGATTCATTCCTCCAGAATTTGGAGACTTGATTAATCTCAAGTACTTGAGTTTGAGGAATAATCAGCTTAGCCATGAAATTCCAATTACACTGATGAAGCTATATTACCTTTCGCTGCTAGATCTGAGTAATAACTTGCTCATTGGTCATATACCATCAAGCATTCGTGGATTGAAAAATGTGCAGAATTTGAATCTCTCCCATAATAATCTTTCTGGTGGTATTCCGGAAAGCTTCAGCGATATGCCGAGATTGttttcctttgacttctcttaCAACAAGTTGGAAGGTCATATACCATACATTGAAACAATTAACGATGTAGGCTTCGAAGCATTTCGAGGGAACGGAAAATTGTGCGGAGACATTCAAGGACTGCAATCTTGTAGTCTTGATCGGAAATACAGAGTCACTTTTAATAAGGGCACTAAAATCCCATTTCTAATCATTCTACTcccacttttaggagcactttTACTTGTATATGCAGTTGCGGgaattttcatcatcaaaagaaagagaaagataaaTCCTCAAGCTGAAGAGAGCATCGCATACAATAAATGTTTGTCTTGGATATCATCAGCATTTGACGGAAGAATCATGTATAAAGAAATCATTGAAGCAACAAATGATTTCGATGCCACATATCGCATTGGAAGAGGGGGATTTGGGACAGTCTACAAAGCAGAATTGCCTTCAGCTGGCACTATGGCCGTAAAGAAATTTCACTCACCTGGTGATGGGGAGCATGCATTCCAAAAGGTGTTCTTGAATGAAATAAAGGCATTATTGGAGATAAAGCATCGAAACATTGTGAAACTTCATGGGTTTTGCACGAATGCTCGACACTCTTTTTTGGTCTATGAGTACCTAGAAAGGGGCAGTTTGGCATCTTTTctaagaagagaagaaacagcTAAAGAATTGGATTGGAGTAAAAGGTTGAATATTGTTAAAGGTGTGGCTCGTGCCCTCTACTACTTGCACCATGATTGCTTACCGCCAATTGTCCACCGAGACATATCGAGCAACAATGTTTTACTCGATTCTAAATGCGAGGCTCATGTATCAGACTTTGGCACTGCTAAGCTTCTAAAGATGGATTCATCTAATTGGTCGAAAATTGCAGGCACCTATGGTTATATTGCACCAG AGCTTGCTTACATGATGAAGGTAACTGAGAAGTGTGATGTGTATAGTTTTGGAGTATTGTCAGTAGAAGTAATCAAAGGAGAGCATCCAGGTGACATCATTGAGTCTCTGTTGTCCATTCAGGCGGAGGAGAAGATGGTACTGAAAGACATTTTGGACCAACGCCTTCCACCTCCGTCGCTCGCAGTTAAGTATGAAATCAAAGTAATCCTGGAACTTGCAATTCAATGCATGCACTCTAATCCAAAACATAGACCAACCATGCATATGGTTTGCCAACAACTTTTAGCTCGATTTGGTTTCCAAGATCCACCCCCACAACTATGTTTGGATTAA